One segment of Tamlana crocina DNA contains the following:
- a CDS encoding dehydrogenase E1 component subunit alpha/beta produces MKYTIENLERSTLVNLYKNLLKPRMVEEKMLLLLRQGKISKWFSGIGQEAISVGVTMAMKNDEYILPMHRNLGVFTSRNVPLYRLFAQWQGKASGFTKGRDRSFHFGTQQYKIIGMISHLGPQLGVADGIALASKLKNKKQVTTVFTGEGGTSEGDFHEALNIASVWQLPVLFCIENNGYGLSTPTNEQYRCENLADRGVGYGMESHIIDGNNIVEVYTTIKAIADSIRENPRPVLLEFKTFRMRGHEEASGTKYVPQALLDTWVEKDPISNYEVFLKENEFLSEEEIDAIKVSITEEINEHLEVSFAENEIDSNETYELNDVFQKSEYKQIKKNSSLKEIRFIDAISEGLKQSMQRHEDLIIMGQDIAEYGGVFKITEGFVEQFGRDRVRNTPICESGIVETAMGLSIAGMKSVVEMQFADFVSSGFNPIVNYLAKSHYRWGQHADVVIRMPCGGGVGAGPFHSQTNEAWFTKTPGLKVVYPAFPYDAKGLLATAINDPNPVLFFEHKGLYRSIRKNVPTDYYTLPFGKASILKEGRDITVIAYGAAVHWALETLEKHSEIFAELIDLRTLQPLDTETIFNSVKKTGKCIILQEDSLFGGIASDISALIMEHCFEYLDAPVKRVASLDTPIPFANKLEEQYFSKGKFESALLDLLAY; encoded by the coding sequence ATGAAATACACCATCGAAAACCTTGAAAGGTCTACATTGGTCAACCTCTATAAAAACCTTCTGAAACCCAGAATGGTTGAGGAGAAAATGTTGCTTTTATTACGTCAGGGCAAAATCAGCAAATGGTTTTCGGGCATTGGCCAAGAAGCCATTTCCGTTGGTGTTACCATGGCGATGAAAAACGATGAGTACATACTGCCCATGCACCGAAATCTTGGTGTTTTTACTAGTAGGAATGTACCGTTGTATCGTTTATTTGCGCAATGGCAGGGTAAGGCTTCGGGTTTTACAAAAGGACGAGACCGATCGTTTCATTTTGGCACACAGCAATACAAAATTATTGGGATGATTTCCCATTTAGGGCCACAATTGGGAGTGGCCGATGGTATTGCACTGGCTTCAAAGCTAAAAAACAAAAAACAGGTAACAACCGTTTTTACAGGCGAAGGTGGCACTAGTGAAGGCGATTTCCACGAAGCGCTTAACATCGCATCGGTTTGGCAATTGCCTGTTTTATTCTGTATTGAAAATAATGGTTACGGACTGTCGACCCCAACAAACGAACAATACCGGTGCGAAAATTTGGCCGATCGAGGTGTTGGCTACGGTATGGAATCGCATATTATTGACGGAAACAATATTGTTGAAGTTTACACAACAATTAAAGCAATTGCCGATAGCATTCGGGAAAATCCACGTCCCGTTTTGTTGGAGTTCAAAACTTTTAGAATGCGCGGACACGAAGAGGCCAGTGGCACGAAGTATGTTCCGCAGGCACTTTTGGATACCTGGGTCGAAAAAGACCCGATATCAAATTATGAAGTTTTTCTAAAGGAAAATGAATTTTTATCGGAAGAAGAAATCGATGCCATAAAAGTATCAATTACAGAGGAAATCAATGAGCATTTAGAAGTTTCGTTTGCTGAAAACGAAATTGATTCAAATGAAACTTATGAGTTAAATGATGTTTTTCAAAAATCTGAATATAAGCAGATTAAAAAAAATTCAAGCTTAAAAGAAATCCGGTTTATCGATGCTATTTCCGAAGGGTTGAAGCAAAGCATGCAACGTCATGAAGACTTGATAATTATGGGGCAAGACATTGCTGAATATGGCGGCGTTTTTAAAATAACCGAAGGTTTTGTGGAGCAATTTGGCCGCGATCGGGTAAGGAATACGCCCATTTGTGAATCGGGCATTGTTGAAACGGCCATGGGGCTTTCGATTGCAGGAATGAAAAGTGTTGTTGAAATGCAATTCGCCGATTTTGTGAGTTCGGGATTCAATCCTATCGTTAATTATTTAGCGAAAAGTCATTACCGTTGGGGGCAACATGCCGATGTGGTGATTAGGATGCCTTGCGGTGGCGGGGTAGGTGCTGGGCCATTCCATTCGCAAACCAACGAAGCTTGGTTCACAAAAACACCGGGGCTCAAAGTGGTTTATCCAGCTTTTCCATATGATGCCAAAGGACTTTTGGCTACGGCGATTAATGACCCCAACCCTGTACTGTTTTTTGAGCATAAAGGCTTGTACCGAAGCATTCGGAAAAACGTGCCCACTGATTATTACACGTTACCTTTTGGGAAGGCGTCAATATTAAAAGAAGGACGAGATATTACTGTTATAGCTTACGGTGCTGCCGTACATTGGGCTTTGGAAACTTTGGAGAAACATTCTGAAATCTTTGCCGAGCTTATTGATTTAAGAACGCTTCAACCATTGGATACCGAAACCATTTTCAATTCCGTAAAAAAAACAGGCAAATGCATCATTTTACAAGAAGACTCTCTTTTTGGTGGCATTGCCAGTGATATTTCGGCATTGATTATGGAACATTGTTTTGAATATTTGGACGCCCCCGTAAAACGAGTGGCCAGTTTAGATACGCCCATTCCTTTTGCCAATAAATTGGAAGAACAATATTTTTCAAAAGGTAAATTTGAATCGGCTTTATTGGATTTGTTGGCCTACTAA
- a CDS encoding YceI family protein, translating to MKNTLKTLVLVAVAAFTAFSFTGIDVEKKEVKISESKVVWKGYKVTGSHEGTIDVKSGTLSFDGDKLVGGEFVIDMNTINTTDLEGEYKGKLDGHLKADDFFGVANHPTASLVFKNVKASGKNAYDVAADLTIKDITHPINFTISIYGNKATASVKVDRTKYDIRYGSSSFFDGLKDKAIYDEFDLVADLQF from the coding sequence ATGAAAAATACATTAAAAACATTAGTATTAGTGGCCGTAGCGGCGTTTACAGCATTTTCTTTTACAGGAATTGATGTTGAAAAAAAGGAAGTGAAAATTTCAGAAAGTAAAGTGGTTTGGAAAGGTTACAAAGTAACTGGTTCGCACGAAGGAACGATCGATGTTAAATCCGGAACTTTGTCTTTTGACGGAGACAAATTAGTGGGCGGGGAGTTCGTAATCGACATGAATACCATCAACACTACCGATTTGGAAGGTGAGTACAAAGGAAAATTGGATGGACACTTAAAAGCCGATGACTTTTTTGGTGTGGCAAATCACCCAACAGCTAGTTTGGTATTCAAAAACGTAAAAGCCTCAGGTAAAAACGCTTACGACGTAGCGGCCGATTTAACCATAAAAGACATTACGCACCCTATCAATTTTACCATTTCCATCTACGGAAACAAAGCAACTGCTTCAGTGAAAGTTGACAGAACCAAGTACGATATCCGTTACGGTTCGTCTAGTTTTTTCGATGGGTTAAAAGATAAAGCCATTTACGATGAGTTCGATTTGGTAGCCGATTTACAATTCTAA
- a CDS encoding acyloxyacyl hydrolase, with product MLPFSSTAQLKKENIKIGFASGTGSQNRYPFNLSDYSHEVIFYKAILNYTLKEKRKWAFEFQVEPSYNVAEHQMLNQWFVKPGDYENWEEKRDLFLQKRTVKEYVLNLGFVVRYKLIGDLSTFAIGGVGPMISDKATERLAKGYAFSDVFGLGLSYQINRWQVGFQYSVRHTSNLEMKYPNSGHNTTNTELSILYQL from the coding sequence ATGTTGCCGTTTTCAAGTACCGCACAATTAAAAAAAGAAAACATCAAAATTGGGTTTGCTTCAGGTACGGGTTCACAAAACCGATATCCCTTCAATCTTAGCGATTATTCGCATGAAGTGATTTTTTACAAAGCCATATTAAACTATACTTTAAAAGAAAAACGTAAATGGGCGTTTGAATTTCAGGTTGAACCGAGCTACAATGTAGCCGAACACCAAATGCTAAACCAGTGGTTTGTTAAACCGGGTGATTACGAGAATTGGGAAGAAAAAAGGGACTTATTTCTGCAAAAAAGAACCGTAAAAGAATATGTGCTGAACCTCGGATTTGTAGTTCGATATAAATTAATTGGAGATTTGAGCACCTTCGCCATAGGAGGTGTAGGCCCTATGATTTCAGATAAAGCTACAGAGCGTTTGGCAAAAGGCTATGCCTTTTCCGATGTGTTTGGGCTTGGCCTGTCCTATCAAATAAACCGTTGGCAGGTTGGGTTTCAGTATTCGGTACGGCATACTTCCAATCTTGAGATGAAATATCCGAACAGTGGCCATAACACCACCAATACAGAGCTTTCTATTTTATACCAACTGTAA
- a CDS encoding acyl-CoA carboxylase subunit beta, with protein MQSKQDKIDELNKRLALAKLGGGQKRIDKQHANKKLTARERITYLLDESSFEEIGALVTHRTTDFDMQDQVYYGDGVVTGYGTIDGRLVYVYAQDFTVFGGSLSETHAEKICKIMDLAVKVGAPIIGLNDSGGARIQEGVRSLGGYADIFYRNVQASGVIPQISAIMGPCAGGAVYSPAMTDFTLMVENTSYMFVTGPNVVKTVTNEEVTSEELGGASTHATKSGVAHKTSANDVECLNDVKKLLSYLPQNNTEKPKPQTIELQDEIREVLSDIVPENPNKPYDMHAVISGVIDKDSFYEIHKDYAGSIIVGFARLGGQSIGIIANQPMAFAGVLGVNSSRKAARFTRFCDCFNIPLLVLVDVPGFLPGTDQEWNGIIIHGAKLLYALSEATVPRVTVITRKAYGGAYDVMNSKHIGADYNFAWPDAEIAVMGAKGASEIIFRKEISKSDNPEEKLAEKEAEYAETFANPYRAAQRGFIDEVILPKDTRRKLIKAFASLENKKVEHPNRKHGNIPL; from the coding sequence ATGCAATCCAAACAAGATAAAATAGACGAACTGAATAAACGTTTGGCTCTAGCCAAATTAGGCGGAGGACAAAAACGCATCGATAAGCAGCACGCCAATAAAAAATTAACGGCTCGTGAGCGCATTACCTATTTGCTCGATGAAAGTTCGTTTGAAGAAATCGGAGCATTGGTTACCCACCGAACCACTGATTTTGATATGCAAGACCAAGTGTATTATGGCGATGGTGTCGTAACGGGTTATGGCACTATCGATGGCAGATTGGTGTATGTTTACGCCCAAGATTTTACCGTTTTTGGTGGTTCACTTTCCGAAACCCATGCCGAGAAAATCTGTAAAATCATGGATTTGGCCGTAAAAGTCGGAGCGCCCATTATTGGTTTAAACGATTCAGGTGGGGCACGTATTCAGGAGGGAGTTCGGTCGCTAGGTGGATATGCTGATATTTTTTATCGGAATGTGCAGGCTTCGGGTGTAATCCCTCAAATTTCGGCAATCATGGGGCCTTGTGCTGGAGGCGCCGTGTACTCCCCTGCCATGACCGATTTTACTTTGATGGTTGAAAATACAAGTTATATGTTCGTTACGGGACCCAATGTGGTGAAAACGGTAACGAATGAAGAGGTTACTAGCGAAGAACTGGGCGGCGCATCAACGCACGCCACAAAATCGGGCGTGGCACATAAAACCTCGGCTAATGATGTAGAATGTTTGAATGACGTGAAAAAATTGCTCAGTTACCTACCTCAAAACAATACCGAAAAACCCAAACCTCAAACCATTGAATTACAGGATGAAATTAGAGAAGTACTCTCGGACATCGTTCCCGAAAACCCAAATAAACCTTATGATATGCATGCCGTGATTTCAGGAGTTATTGACAAAGATTCCTTTTATGAAATCCATAAAGATTACGCCGGAAGCATAATTGTAGGCTTTGCCCGTTTGGGCGGACAAAGTATTGGTATTATCGCCAATCAGCCCATGGCATTTGCAGGTGTTTTAGGCGTTAATAGTTCGCGGAAAGCGGCAAGGTTTACACGGTTTTGTGATTGCTTCAATATTCCGCTTTTGGTATTGGTAGATGTGCCAGGCTTTTTACCGGGCACCGACCAAGAATGGAATGGTATCATCATCCATGGGGCAAAACTTTTGTATGCACTAAGCGAGGCCACTGTACCCCGTGTAACGGTAATCACTCGTAAAGCCTACGGTGGCGCCTACGATGTGATGAATTCCAAACACATTGGCGCTGATTATAACTTTGCTTGGCCAGACGCTGAAATTGCCGTAATGGGTGCCAAAGGTGCGAGTGAAATTATTTTTAGAAAGGAGATCTCTAAATCTGACAATCCAGAGGAAAAACTAGCCGAAAAAGAAGCCGAATACGCCGAAACATTTGCCAATCCGTACCGAGCAGCACAACGTGGTTTTATTGACGAGGTGATTCTTCCTAAAGATACCCGACGAAAATTGATTAAAGCTTTTGCCTCATTGGAAAACAAAAAGGTGGAACACCCCAATAGAAAACATGGTAATATTCCGCTTTAA
- the accC gene encoding acetyl-CoA carboxylase biotin carboxylase subunit, with protein sequence MKKILVANRGEIALRVMKTAQKMGIKTVAVYSVADRNAPHVKFADEAVCIGEAPSSESYLLGDKIIQVAKKLNVDAIHPGYGFLSENATFAELCEANHIVFIGPRSKAIKIMGSKLAAKEAVKQYDIPMVPGIDEAIADVEKAKSIANQIGFPILIKASAGGGGKGMRIVEKESDLESQMKRAISEAESAFGDGSVFIEKYVSSPRHIEIQVLADSHGNYLHFFERECSIQRRHQKVVEEAPSSILTPELRNKMGEAAIKVAKSCDYLGAGTVEFLLDADHNFYFLEMNTRLQVEHPVTELITGVDLVEQQIKIARGEALQIQQNDLKINGHALELRVYAEDPINDFLPSVGRLSTYKTPTGKGIRVDNGFEEGMDVPIYYDPMLSKLITYGKTREEAIQLMVEAIDNYQIEGVETTLPFGKYVCEHEAFRSGNFDTHFVKQHYSPETIKQRQEAEAQIAALIAVKQYLKEQNLLRLPNH encoded by the coding sequence ATGAAAAAGATACTTGTAGCCAATCGCGGTGAAATCGCTTTACGGGTGATGAAAACCGCACAAAAGATGGGCATAAAAACGGTGGCTGTTTATTCTGTGGCCGATAGAAATGCACCACATGTAAAATTCGCCGATGAGGCCGTTTGCATTGGCGAAGCCCCTTCAAGTGAATCGTATTTACTAGGTGATAAAATTATTCAAGTGGCCAAAAAATTAAATGTTGATGCCATCCACCCAGGCTATGGTTTCTTAAGTGAGAATGCCACTTTCGCGGAACTTTGCGAAGCCAACCATATCGTTTTTATCGGTCCACGTTCCAAGGCCATAAAAATTATGGGAAGCAAATTGGCGGCCAAAGAAGCCGTAAAACAATACGATATCCCTATGGTTCCTGGCATTGATGAAGCCATTGCCGATGTTGAAAAAGCCAAATCCATTGCCAACCAAATAGGCTTCCCAATTTTGATAAAAGCTTCGGCAGGTGGCGGCGGTAAAGGCATGCGTATTGTTGAAAAGGAAAGTGATTTGGAATCGCAAATGAAACGGGCCATCAGCGAAGCTGAATCGGCTTTTGGCGATGGTTCCGTGTTTATTGAAAAATATGTGAGTTCGCCTCGACATATCGAAATTCAAGTATTGGCCGATAGCCATGGCAATTACCTACACTTTTTTGAACGCGAATGCAGCATTCAACGCCGACACCAAAAAGTGGTTGAAGAAGCGCCCTCCTCTATTTTAACGCCTGAATTACGAAATAAAATGGGCGAAGCGGCCATTAAAGTGGCTAAATCCTGTGATTATTTGGGAGCCGGAACGGTGGAATTTTTATTGGACGCCGACCACAATTTCTACTTTTTGGAAATGAATACCCGTTTGCAAGTGGAGCATCCGGTCACCGAACTGATTACAGGTGTAGATTTGGTGGAGCAACAAATTAAAATAGCTCGAGGTGAAGCTCTTCAAATACAACAAAACGATTTAAAAATTAATGGTCACGCGCTAGAATTGCGGGTGTATGCCGAAGATCCAATCAATGATTTTCTACCCAGCGTAGGTAGATTGAGCACTTATAAAACCCCAACGGGTAAAGGTATTCGAGTTGATAATGGGTTTGAAGAAGGTATGGACGTGCCCATTTATTACGACCCCATGCTTTCTAAATTAATAACATACGGTAAAACCCGAGAGGAAGCCATTCAATTGATGGTTGAAGCGATTGATAATTATCAAATCGAAGGTGTTGAAACCACGCTTCCATTCGGGAAATATGTGTGTGAACATGAAGCCTTCCGCAGCGGAAATTTCGATACGCATTTTGTGAAACAGCATTATTCCCCCGAAACAATAAAACAAAGGCAGGAAGCCGAAGCCCAAATCGCTGCATTGATCGCTGTGAAGCAGTACCTGAAAGAACAAAACCTATTACGTTTACCAAATCACTAA
- a CDS encoding biotin/lipoyl-containing protein has translation MSKHFKATVNSAFHFDISESDVSNLDALETSKTGYHILYQNKPYEAKIISSNFNGKSYKISVNNNNYDVQISDELDVMIKEMGFTARASKLVDVIKAPMPGLILEIQVEVGQTVKENDPLLILEAMKMENSMVSPRDGVIKSIAIKPGNAVDKNQLLIEFEA, from the coding sequence ATGAGTAAACACTTTAAGGCTACGGTAAATTCGGCTTTTCATTTTGATATATCGGAAAGCGATGTTTCAAATTTAGATGCCCTTGAGACTTCAAAAACGGGCTATCACATCCTCTATCAAAATAAACCTTACGAGGCTAAAATAATTTCTTCCAACTTTAACGGAAAGTCCTATAAAATCAGCGTCAATAACAATAATTATGATGTTCAAATCAGCGACGAATTGGATGTGATGATAAAAGAGATGGGGTTTACGGCTCGCGCTTCAAAACTAGTCGATGTCATTAAAGCACCCATGCCCGGACTTATTTTAGAAATACAGGTTGAAGTGGGCCAAACGGTTAAGGAAAACGACCCGCTATTGATATTGGAAGCCATGAAAATGGAGAACAGTATGGTATCGCCAAGAGATGGTGTTATTAAATCCATCGCCATAAAACCGGGTAATGCCGTTGATAAAAATCAGTTACTCATTGAGTTTGAAGCATAA
- a CDS encoding NUDIX domain-containing protein has protein sequence MDEYIDIADKQGNLLGRSELKSVIHQKGYYHHTAHIWLYTEAGEILLSQRSAQKLICPLMWDVSVAGHIDAGETPKQAAIRETKEEIGLDISASDLKNIGVFECFQSYESGIQDNEFHNTFIAELKVPLSKLIPQVGEVDALKLVTIDELQSLIDTISEDNNHFVPSNKSYYQLVLNQIKEAL, from the coding sequence ATGGACGAATACATCGACATTGCAGACAAACAAGGCAACCTTTTGGGGCGTTCCGAATTAAAATCGGTGATTCATCAAAAAGGCTATTACCACCACACGGCTCATATTTGGTTGTACACCGAAGCGGGAGAAATCCTGTTGTCGCAACGTTCTGCCCAAAAATTGATTTGCCCGTTGATGTGGGATGTTTCGGTGGCTGGACATATTGATGCCGGCGAAACCCCAAAGCAAGCCGCTATTCGAGAAACCAAAGAGGAAATAGGTTTGGATATATCTGCATCCGATTTAAAAAATATTGGCGTCTTTGAGTGTTTTCAATCCTATGAAAGTGGCATTCAGGACAATGAATTCCACAATACTTTTATAGCTGAATTAAAGGTGCCTCTTTCAAAATTAATTCCGCAAGTCGGCGAAGTTGATGCTCTTAAATTGGTGACAATTGATGAACTTCAATCTTTGATAGATACCATTTCCGAAGACAACAATCATTTTGTGCCTTCAAACAAAAGTTACTACCAATTGGTGCTAAATCAAATAAAAGAAGCACTTTAA
- a CDS encoding M42 family metallopeptidase encodes MAKKSILNKKSMDFLEKYLNNASPTGYEWTGQKLWMDYLKPYVDDFITDTYGTAVGVINPEANYKVVIEGHADEISWYVNYISDNGLIYVIRNGGSDHQIAPSKVVNIHTKNGIVKGVFGWPAIHTRDKSKEEAPKPDNIFIDCGCANKEEVEKLGVHVGCVITYPDEFHILNDDKLVCRAIDNRMGGFMIAEVARLLKENKKELPFGLYITNAVQEEIGLRGAEMITQTIKPNVAIVTDVTHDTTTPMIEQKKEGLLEMGKGPVVAYAPAVQQKLRDLITDTAEKKKIPFQRSALSRATGTDTDAFAYSNGGVASALISLPLRYMHTTVEMVHKDDVENVIKLIYETLLQIKAGDTFSYFE; translated from the coding sequence ATGGCGAAGAAGAGCATACTGAACAAAAAGTCGATGGATTTTTTGGAAAAATATTTAAATAATGCCTCTCCTACCGGATACGAATGGACGGGGCAAAAACTGTGGATGGATTACCTGAAACCCTACGTAGATGATTTTATTACAGATACTTACGGAACCGCTGTGGGCGTGATAAACCCCGAGGCTAACTACAAAGTGGTGATTGAAGGGCATGCCGATGAGATTTCGTGGTATGTGAATTATATCTCGGACAATGGACTCATTTACGTCATTAGAAACGGTGGTAGCGACCACCAAATTGCTCCGAGTAAAGTAGTGAACATCCACACTAAAAACGGTATTGTAAAAGGTGTTTTTGGATGGCCGGCTATTCACACACGCGATAAATCGAAAGAAGAGGCACCAAAACCCGATAATATTTTTATCGATTGCGGTTGTGCCAATAAAGAAGAGGTTGAAAAATTGGGCGTACATGTGGGCTGCGTGATTACTTATCCAGACGAGTTCCATATTTTGAATGACGATAAATTGGTATGCCGTGCCATTGATAACCGAATGGGCGGATTTATGATTGCCGAGGTGGCCCGTTTATTGAAAGAGAACAAAAAAGAGTTGCCGTTTGGGCTTTACATTACCAATGCGGTACAGGAAGAAATTGGTTTGCGTGGTGCCGAAATGATCACCCAAACCATTAAGCCAAACGTGGCCATTGTTACCGATGTTACCCACGATACCACTACCCCAATGATTGAGCAGAAAAAAGAGGGCCTATTGGAAATGGGCAAAGGCCCTGTAGTGGCGTACGCACCTGCCGTTCAGCAAAAATTACGTGATTTGATTACCGATACGGCCGAAAAGAAAAAGATTCCGTTCCAGCGTTCGGCACTGTCGAGGGCTACCGGAACCGATACCGATGCGTTTGCATACAGTAACGGCGGCGTGGCTTCGGCATTAATTTCGTTGCCATTACGCTACATGCACACCACGGTAGAAATGGTACACAAAGATGATGTTGAAAACGTTATTAAACTGATTTACGAAACACTACTTCAAATAAAAGCTGGCGATACGTTTAGCTATTTTGAGTAA
- a CDS encoding DUF4294 domain-containing protein, producing MNYLRFLFLLIPTVLVAQVNEFETDSTDVDYLIIEGDSVPRTAIDLDEVMLLHKLKFDSREDRIRYLILRRKTIKVYPYAKLAAERLDSMNQRMAQLKRNRDKKRYTRIVQKYIEGEFSEELKKMTRTEGQILVKLIHRQTGTTAFDLVKELRSGWRAFWYNTTASMFDISLKREFDPMNVKEDYLIEDILQRNFQSGRLEKQTPALKFDFYELSNKWVFSDDKKQ from the coding sequence ATGAATTATTTAAGATTTTTATTTCTACTCATTCCCACGGTGTTGGTAGCTCAGGTAAATGAATTTGAAACCGATTCGACGGATGTGGACTACCTGATTATTGAAGGCGATTCGGTGCCCAGAACAGCGATTGACCTAGATGAAGTGATGCTATTGCACAAGCTGAAATTTGATAGCAGGGAAGACCGCATCCGGTATTTGATTTTACGCCGAAAAACCATAAAAGTTTACCCGTATGCCAAATTGGCTGCTGAACGATTGGACTCGATGAACCAACGGATGGCGCAATTGAAACGCAATCGTGATAAAAAACGATATACCCGAATAGTCCAAAAATACATTGAAGGGGAGTTTTCTGAAGAACTGAAAAAAATGACCCGTACCGAAGGACAGATTCTCGTTAAATTGATTCACCGCCAAACGGGAACCACCGCATTCGATTTGGTGAAGGAACTCCGAAGCGGTTGGCGCGCCTTTTGGTACAACACCACCGCAAGCATGTTCGATATTTCATTAAAACGTGAGTTCGACCCCATGAATGTTAAGGAAGATTATTTGATAGAGGATATTTTGCAAAGGAACTTCCAGAGTGGCCGATTGGAAAAACAAACCCCGGCTTTGAAATTCGATTTTTACGAACTGTCGAACAAATGGGTGTTTTCAGATGACAAAAAACAGTAG
- a CDS encoding hemolysin III family protein encodes MRRQTPLEEKLNAVSHAIGALFGIVALVLLILFDTHKTSYSLLSAIIYGSSIIVLFTASTFYHATKSESRKHFFRILDHISIYFLIAGTYTPVLLISLLDSKGWTLFYTVWGIAFFGIILKLFFTGKFEVFSTLLYLVMGWLIVFDFSQLSEVMHSNGILLLFAGGMAYTLGIVFYVVERIPFNHVIWHLFVLAGAICHFFMVYFYVI; translated from the coding sequence ATGCGCAGACAAACGCCCTTAGAAGAAAAACTCAATGCCGTATCGCATGCCATTGGTGCTTTGTTTGGCATTGTGGCGTTGGTGTTGTTGATTTTATTCGATACACACAAAACGTCTTATAGTCTGTTGAGCGCTATTATTTACGGCAGCTCGATTATTGTGCTTTTTACTGCCTCAACCTTTTATCATGCCACAAAAAGTGAAAGCCGTAAACATTTTTTTAGAATCCTGGACCACATCAGTATTTATTTCTTGATTGCCGGCACATACACGCCTGTTTTACTCATTTCGTTGTTGGACAGCAAAGGGTGGACGCTGTTTTATACCGTTTGGGGCATTGCCTTTTTCGGGATTATTTTGAAGTTGTTTTTTACCGGGAAATTTGAAGTCTTTTCCACACTGTTGTATTTGGTAATGGGTTGGCTGATTGTTTTCGATTTTAGTCAGCTATCGGAAGTGATGCACAGTAATGGCATTTTGTTACTATTCGCTGGTGGAATGGCCTATACTTTGGGCATTGTTTTTTACGTGGTGGAGCGCATTCCGTTTAACCATGTTATCTGGCATTTGTTTGTTTTGGCAGGTGCCATTTGCCATTTTTTTATGGTTTATTTTTATGTGATTTGA
- a CDS encoding GNAT family N-acetyltransferase gives MIEITPAKSNEHYQTIETMANAIWNEHYIPIIGKAQVDYMLDKFQSVAAIEYQIANGFEYFLLKYVSEAVGYLAIKPEETALFLSKIYVLSHYRGKKIGKAAIDFVEEQAKTKSKNSIRLTVNNNNTQSIEAYKKLGFKVTNPIVIDIGNGFIMDDFEMVKML, from the coding sequence ATGATTGAAATAACCCCTGCAAAATCCAATGAACACTATCAAACCATCGAAACGATGGCCAACGCGATTTGGAATGAACATTATATTCCCATCATAGGAAAAGCCCAAGTGGATTATATGTTGGATAAATTTCAGTCGGTAGCTGCCATTGAATACCAAATCGCCAACGGATTTGAATATTTTCTACTGAAATACGTCAGTGAAGCGGTTGGCTATCTCGCCATAAAACCTGAAGAAACAGCCTTATTTTTAAGCAAGATTTATGTTTTGAGCCATTATCGCGGAAAAAAGATAGGCAAGGCAGCGATTGATTTTGTGGAAGAGCAAGCAAAAACCAAAAGTAAAAACAGTATCCGATTGACCGTAAATAACAACAATACCCAATCTATTGAGGCTTATAAAAAGTTAGGATTCAAGGTTACTAACCCAATTGTTATTGATATTGGAAATGGCTTCATTATGGATGATTTTGAAATGGTGAAGATGCTTTGA